gTATTATTGATGATTTGTTGTCGTATCCTCCTGTTATTATACCATTTTTCCTTATTAAATCTCCTTCTAAAGTGactgtatttattttatatttttttgataatttttcagctttttctaaattttttactacgTAGAAGTTTTtagttataaatttacacaataaatttaattcttcTTGTAAAGTGGCGTCTGTTTCTGAAATTGTGATTTTACTAGATAATAAGTACATTTCTTcatcttttatttctttattttcttcatttatcATTTTGTTTAAAGGTATAAATGTCACAGATCCAGgtactttttttattagttcTGGAATTATTGAATCTTCTTTTACTACCaaattaaataagaatttCCCTGAAACTGCTTCAAATGCGGGAATTAATTCGTCAGGGATGTCGAAGATATCGAAGACACAGCCTATTATTCCTTTATTTATCATGTctttacatattttataagaataaTTCCCTGTTGTAATTAGTTTGTTCTCattattttgaatattttcttctaaatttttatgattttgatttagttttttctcTTCTCGCCACAATtcctttcttttttctatCATTTTGTTTAGTGTCTCAAAGTTGAAGATGTCGCCTgttgatttattttcttttataaatttccttttttcttctaataATTCCTGAGTGtgttttatttcttcttctttatttatttctttgttttcttttagGTAgtttattacatttttcaagtacattttgtttataaagacgtctttttcttcatttttatatttctgtAGAATCTTttcgtttttatttatttcttcttttaaatttgtcaATTTCTTTTCAAATTTGGATTTCTTTTCTTCTATGATCTTATCATAGTTtatattatctttattaatattcttgttatttaattcattttcattattatctttactgtattgaatattattaaattcattatctttattaatttgaatattatctttattattttgaatattatttggttcattttcattattatttaattcattttcattaaagtttgtttcattattatttatatagttatttcttgttaattgattcttaaaatataaatctattGTCATCTTCTCATTTTCTAATTCTTGTATCTTTTCATTAATCTTTCTTATTTCATATTCTACATCTTCATCACCtccttcttcttcttcttcttctatcTCTCCcaatttcttattaatCTTCTCTAATTCTTTCTGATTATACGCTATCTcatatcttcttttttctctctctaaatttttatatatcgtCATCTTCTCTTTCtctttttctaatatacccaatttatcattaataATCTTCATATTATTACTAAACTTCTTCTTTGTTATTTCAGCCTCATTTAACATTTTAATACAATGTTCTCTTTCTTGTTCATATTTCTGTGCACCAGACAGATTTCTTATTAACTCGTATCTGTTTATAtcagaaatatttattagttCATTAATTTTACCTTGTTGGACTATAAAATAGCCTAGTGAACTTATACCACCATTTTCAAGTGTATTGAGTAAATCTTTACGGGTTATTAATTTGTcatttaagaaatattcATCTTTTTCTGGACTTATTTTTCGTGTTATTTTTACTTGTTTTTGAGTGTCAAGCCTGAGATCAGAGTTGTCGATAAAAAGGGAGATAGAAGCAGTGAGGTCGAGTTTATTCTCGTTGATAAGGTCTATTCTGTCTTCTTTTGATAATTTCTTACAAGAAATTATAGTGTTGATGGCGTGGATTATGTTACTTTTACCACTGCCATTTTTTCCGattattattgatttttcGGGACTGAAGTCGATGGAAGTGAAAGATTTGAAAGATTTGAAATTTTCGATTTCTATCTTTTGCAAGAACATGGGGAATTTTGGAAAACAGAAACttaaatagtaaaaaaataagaacaagatttactttaaaacaatatcaCATTATCTCTATAGATagtcttttaaaatatgcatattagtttatataattcattagatataattaaaaatactttatttggatataattatataactTACTGATTACTTTTCACGAGATAAGCCTACTGTCTCTTCTGACAGTTCCCCCTGAAATCCACACAATGGACTTTTGAATATCCCTTAGGTGAGTATCAAGCCCATGTCTGGCTGACATAGTTGGCTTTTCTAAAGTCATTTTAAGAACTCTTGTTTGTAAAATGCTTAAGTTCTAATCAAAGCTCTTTGGTATCCGCACTGTGAGAATTAGTTACAATAGTCACAGTACAATATTGGGCTGAAGTAAGCATTAGCTACAAAAAATCGATATagggttttttttgtagctAATGCTTACTTCAGCccaacattttattttatcttttatcCCCCAAATGAATAGAAGGAATTTCAAAGATAGAAAACAATTTGATCAATCGGCCACTCTTCTAAAACTAGGCACATTTACCCACAAATGTGGCCCACTCAGCGTCTTAAAACTAGACACTACTGATATTCCTTTCCCAAATGCATTtgtatttgataaaaacaagaaacaGATAGGAAAAGTAGATGAGATATTTGGACCACAAAATGATGTATTTGTGGCTATTAATGTAGATAAAGATAATGAGGagtattatatttacaGTAACAAGTTGATACCTAAGAGtagatttttaataagaaGTGAGacagaaaagaaaaaagagcAAGAcgataaaaagaaaaaagcgAGAAAAGAAGAAGGCAGTAAAAAAGgagataataataaaagagaTGGTGGATTTAGAGGAAGAGATAACAAAGGAAGGGATAATAGAGGAAGAGATAACAGAGATGGAGGCTTTAGAGGAAGAGATAACAGAGATGGAGGCTTTAGAGGAGGAGATAACAAAGGAAGAGATAACAGAGATGGTGgatttagaaaattcaataaaaaaagataaatttattcatgttttgtttaatttAACATCTTAAGATCAGATTAGAAAAGATCCAAATCATCAAACTCCAATCAGAATGACAAGAAGACGACTATGAGCCTAAGGAAACATGACAACTTAACTTGCAGATAATATGACCTCTTAAATGCACATAGTTAtctaaaacatatttttagataaaaacCACATGATGAAGTTGTTTACAATTTTCTGTAAATTGTTTGACTTTAATCCTGTCCAATTTGTCATTACATCTCCGTGCTTTCATAGAgttgtttaatattttgttatatCGAAATTACGTTTTTACTCCGTGCTTTAATACCAGATTCgcttaatattttattctctACCCCCTCCATGATTAAATTCCCAAATCCCTCtcatcttttatttttcactCTCGGCTCATTTTTCACTTTATCTCTCTCCACTTCTTCTTACTTCATCCacttcttttctttatcatctctcttatatttatttacttcTTCTTCATTCCTCTCCTTTCctgatttatattttctttgtctCTATTTTTCCATTGAGTACATTTTCTCCTTCTTCTTATTTATgcattttacaaatttccagtttttaaatttgtttctttttttatgccTAATAGTTTTCtgtgttttttatgtagTTGATCTCGCCTGTGTCAAATATCCCCGATCTAcatatttgatatattttggTATATTTGGGTTGATTTATTGTagatgtttttttactttagtttattttatgcATCAGATTAAagttaattatatttttaagattagAGACAGAGAAATAGATGATAATAATTTACCATGTTACATACCCTTTTACTAAATAAAcctaattattattttatatatttttatatattatttaaagttttgtatatatttattttatatatgttaatatattatttatagttttgtatatatgtaatatagttttgtatatattatttatacataatttattgaatctttttttaaattatgttttttttcgtcattattttcttctttgttttttttcttttttgtttaccCCTCAAAATGACTTCAGACTCAAAAATCCCAATAGAAATTGACATCAAAACAGAGAACTTCTTCAAAAGGAAGAATCTCTCAGTCTTTTACAATGGCATAATGAGACAGAATAATGCAAATGATAAGGAGACTCCTTATTTAAAACTAAATAAACATGACCAGGAACAAGTCAAGTCTTTTTGTAAGACGCAGTTTGAGAGCAAGTCGCCCTCGTCTTATTTTACTTGTTTGAGAAGTAAAAGCGAGAAGATTGAGCACAAGAAAATAGacaagaatatttttgtagtTTTGGACACAATtgagaataaaatttatggaATATTATCTAATAATATTGATGGTAGTTTGGATTCCCTTAAAAATCTCTTTCGTTTAGATGATAAAGGTCTGGAAATATCGGACACTGACTTCTCTAATAAGAAGTTGTCTCAATTGTGCACTCTAGTCAAGAAATACATCCTCACTTCCATGGATGGCCTCTTTAGCAACTTAGTAAGTAAAAAGTTACTAAGAAATTTCAGATATAACAAACTTAAGTACGCCATTTTACTCTCTTATATTCCTTTTATCTTGAGTGAAGAAGAGTCCCGTCTCCTGACGAGACTCTTAGAAATATTCCACTTGATAGATAAAAACAAGGAATACACACACATGACCATGTCCGGGCTCCTGAGACTTTTCAGCCTCGTCTTGTTTGACAGTAAATGTTTTACATCTCTGGATATGCTTCATGATGTGGAAAGTGTACTGGTTGATATTTCTAGACTGGATTTCCAGAAGATACCTAAGACAATGATCAAGAaagtatataaatttgtataagcaaataataataaaaatatattttataatataaatttagtaCTTACTACATTATATATAGCACTAtgtataattaataaaggAGTATTATAACATACcagaaatataaacattacgcatttttattatgattTGTAAAGCTCATAATTAGAAGAATTCATATTTACCAAAACATTTAAACACGGACCAAGtgatcaaaaataaattgattGGGtcataaagaattttatttaaaactaaTAATGTAAATCGAAAGGCTTAGTGAAAAAAGgctaattttaaatcagCCGGGACTATTTCACTGAACTATATTAAAAGGCGTAACTTGTACCAAAATTAGTAGGAACCCTGTGGGtgaattgataaaaaatgaattgaTGCATATACGATTTTATATTCAGAGGAGAATATTTAGGCCCACGAAAATGCGCAAGAAAACCAAGTCCATAATATTGGCTGCattttagaaaatcaaGGCAATGTGATTGCATTGAAATTTGGAACGTAGCTTTACCCCTCTTATAGTTTAATGTTCTGATTAACCTCAATTAATTGGGATGAATTATATTCTGAATAATGCCAGCCTTAGTCAGTAGCGTGgagttttataaaaattaaataatctaGGTATCAATctcattattatttctatCTAGAGGAAATTGAGAATATTTCTacatttgttttatacTTTGCGGAATTTTACTGGTTTAAAAGAGTTTCTAGAATATTGTAGTTGTAAGTAGCcttttaagaaatattgCAAGATAAaccaaatttaaaaaaacatttattaaataccGTGGCATATAGAAATATGactatataaaattcaaacatgggaatatagaaattcaaACATTTAACATATGTAATATCAATAATGTATATTAGATATGAGAtatttcaatattatttatttagttttttgtAACTGGGCAGGAGATTCTTAAGCTTACTTCTcgtataattataaatagaaaatatccCCAATACTATAGTAAATATTATGAGGTATCGACCTATGTCCTTCATTTCTGGTATCTTCTTAGTGTCCTTGATTAATGTCATACTgttatttacaatatgttttatataataaaagatgAAACACATAATCAAGCCCTGTTAGCTCAGTGGTAGAGCATTAGGCTTTTAACCTAAGGGTCGCGGGTTCGAGTCCCGCACAGGGTGAAACATCTTTTTGATTGtggaaaatattattaagtctaaatttaattttttgacatTAGGAGTTGAGAGTAAACCTCCCTTAATTGAATAAATGATTATTGAGGCTTCTtgctttaaaaagaaagctgttaaaaatgtataaataaaatgtaaagtagtttaaaattatgGGAATTCATTTAGTAAGCATTATGTCTAATAGAGCTAGAtctatataattatattcgGTCCTACGAAAAAAAAGTACACTCTgtgaaaaatatagaatgTCCTTACTGTATATCTCATAAAAGGCCAATGGTCACTTAGCTGTAGTGTCCGTATGTTCGCCTTgtttatatgaaaatacAACGAAGTAGTTGAATATTTCACTtctttttatgtatttaattatattggTCAAAAAAGATACATGAACACTAGTACAGAATAGCATGGTAATATTGAGctttaataagaaaaaacatGAGAATATCTTTGAATATAAAGTTATCTTAAATTTGCctgatatttatttatttgaaataaaaaagattagaGTCAAATTTGGCATAACAAAACAGGacgatttattttaattaaaaataaaaaaatataagctGCTTGAATTCGCAACATAAAACCAAGAATAGTATTGTATGTGATTAAATCGTGTGATTGTGTCTAAAAATTACGGAATGTATACTGTGGTTTTTGGatttaatctttttatcAATCATTATGATTCTATTATACAGAAGAAACGTCAGAACCTATCTCTATGGATAAGAGACGAAGATATCGTCGAGGAGATGCTGGAAAAAacgaaataaatatttaaaagagcTCTATTCGGAAGATCTATTGCTGTAAGAAATAGTGTATAAAGTGAAGGTCTTTATTTACTGATGCAAAAGCATAAACACAATTGTATTATGAAGGGAAGTGTAAATATCATAAGATACACCGAAACATGTATTATTTAACTCTTCAATAATTATTAAGGAAAATGTTGGCCTGAGGCTGGACttccaaaatttttagcGATAAAAATTCAGGCACTGGCTGAAAAatgcaaatttttttctgcgAATCATACACCCAGAAGCCGATTTTATAGATTTGTTGTAAATTTATCCGATTATATTTCCTGAGTTGAAagacttttattttaaaaatatttttacccTTATGGAATGTCTAAGGCTTCTCGGCAgtagatttaaaatatttaaagaccTACATAAAGCAATATGCTAGCAAGTGGATGgaaatttactaaaaacaacaataaaatatgcaGATTGTTCATATATATGTTACTAATTCGGATAATTCCTACATCGACCTTCAAagatacaaaattttggGAAATACAGTGTCTGAAAATTCAATCggaattttttgataaaacaTCATTAGCTACTCAATACCTATACATAATATTTGCATGttcattattaatttaattgaaaACAGTTTACACtaagaaaacaaaatttcgTATGTCGGCTTTTAATGTATTTGATGcttcttataaaatatatggCGTCGAGAATGGAACTTCtaacttttataaaaatttgaaaaagtAACACAGACCGACgaaatagttttttataatggTAAATTTGTCAAATCCCCATCGGAAAATATGACTCATTTAAAAACTGTACTTGATACATTAGGACAGATGTACGAACATCGAACTTCTAAATCTAAATAGTACATAATCGTAGTTTATCTACAATAACGTAATTCTTTAGataatatatacaaaatgaAAAGATACGTACAACTTACGAGCATTTATAGTATTCCAAGCAGTTGTATCTTTTAACGTCAAAATAGCGTTGTTTTTCATGATAAaggttttataaatgaggAAAAGGAGACGCCCAATTTAATGGAGCGATTTTGTTCGTCTTAAAtatgatattatatttgtaaagtGGAATCTAAGATATTTtggaatatttaaatgtcGAATAAGATGtgcaatttaaaaaaaatatcttagCTACGgaaattttatagtaaaaataatataatttagtaGAGTAAActgattttctttattatttctctCTGAAGGCTCCCTTAGAGAGACAAATTACGTCCGTACACGACAAAAATAACTTAAAAGTACGTTTTTAATAgtattcaaatatttaattttccGAAGTAAAAATCTTGCTCGTTCCGTGTGGCAGTAATTTACTTGTTATCACATAAGGAAATTCCTTGTCCCAATAATCTTTTACTGCTTCAATGTCCTTTGTTAAACACCACACTGTATCTTCTCCGCCTGCTAATGAAACTCCACATCCtaatatatcaaatttagaagtattttttaatatttcatattgTCTATCTGGGACAATATTGTGACTTAGATTGCGCAATTCATCTAAATAATCCTCATATAACCTCTTTATAActatttttctttcatgTAATGCATCATCACTTAGTTCATTtgaattttgattttgtgCTAACATGTTAAGTTTCTCTGTTATAAGTATGTTGATAGACTTTAATTTATCAGAATTGATCATAGAAGacaaatctaaaattttttgagttGAACTGGCATGTCCGAATGTGcccaataaaatataataatcgGTTAATAATAATGTTGTAAACcccataataaaaaaattcataggCCCTATACACGACGACATTACATTGCACCCAGATTTCTCTGGGAGTACGTATTGATGCACTGTAAACAAAAATCttgtaaaatatctaaaatcCTGTATAGGCATGTCTGTCAACACTCCATTTAACTTCAGTATTTCatataaagaataaattaCACAAATAGTTAAACATGAAGTAGCACCTAGTCCTGTTTCAACCATGTTTTCTAAAAAGAAACCGTCATCGAATTGtgctaaaatattaatactaatattttctacctctaaaaattctaaagtTGTACTAACAATATGTCGAGTCCAAGAATAAAGATCGGTGCCTAAAAACGAATAATTttcaatgttttttatatctaaaGAAATATCAAAAGCGTCTGAATATTCGTAAGTGACATTTgcaagtaaaaatttatcgaGTGTTATGACAGACGCCTTTTCGTCTTGTAAAACGATTCCTGCGGCGTTTAAAACACGATTGGCTGGGATTTTTAATGTGAAAGCTTGAGGTGAAGAGCTCATTTTGGGAGGAAAGCAAAATtaaacttttataaaaacaaaaaattaataattatgacatatattttttacattttagagtttttgataaatattgTATAGTTACTTTCATGAGGTAAAcctacattaaaaaaataaataaataaagaattttgaCATTCGTTTGGAAACAAATGTGATAttgacattttaaaaaataaaaacaaaaaatttcctAATTTGTGATTTACACATATTTCAACAATGTTTGTTTGCTCGTAGTTCCCCTCGAAATTagagtttttttaaagcttTTGAATAATAGCATTATGAATTATTtaactatttttattatacgAAGATCATGCAATCTTGTCAAGAAACTTTCTGCATCGTCTATTAATCAAAtaagtttaattttatacaatagttatagaataatttttttttctgtcaTATATCCAATTTCTTCATACTACAAAGCAAgtacaattaaaaaaagctAAAACAAGTAAAATACATTAAGCACTATGCGTATGTTATTGTTGTTTTCTAGAAAgacaaatttttcattttatctGCTTACTTGCCAATATAGTagaaaatcttttttaacccgaattttttttaatttaagcTGAAAAGTGTAGAGAGgcaaataaaaacttacaTAGTGCATAAATGATTTCATgataaatactttttataaattataaaaacttaacAACAACCTTTTTGAGGTTGATATCTTAATTCAGTTGAAATGGCTGTCTATGTTTGTAATAAACATATGAGTCTTTTAATGTatcattaaatattaattttttatcgtataaaaacatctttttgtctattttaaatgtttaaataactttttaaatcatGTAATTGacaattaaaattgatTAAATTTGTTAACTTTAATAGTTATTGTCTTTTATAGGCACATGAAAAAAGGAATTTACGAGGATATTCTTGTAGACCTTTTTATGGTATTTTCAACatgtaatataaaattaaaacacaCTAACGTTTCCAATACAGAATTGCATCTTATAGTATAAAAGGTCatttaaattaagaaaCCACTGTAAAATTGTAATATACTCATAAAAATCGTATTATAGAATGATTAATAGTCTGTTCTTTATTATACATTGATTGTGATGTAAAAATAgtctaaattaaattatatatgggcggaaatatttaattataaaaaaaatacttgtTCATTTTCAATTACTGTAAAATTAGATACGACGATAagtacaaataaaaaacttcgACCTTTATTCTGTATTTGattagaagaaataaaaaataactaCTCTTGAAGTTGATATACCCACCAGTATCGacttattatattatagaaaaaaaagatatgaGTCCTTAAATTAAGACATAAAACATAGACAAAACTATCAATATGTGATGTCTAGTATCACGTAAAGCAAGTTTAATaccaaaaatttaaatatttcacGAATCATGTATCTAGTCTATTGTTCAAAACTTATATTTAACAGTCTATTTTTAGAATCAAAGATAGGTCACGATCAGAAGACGCTGTAATAAAGACATGAAATGACACTGTTTAGAATGCTTTCTTACCGAAGAAATGGCGGTGCATAGTAAGAGATtagtaatttaaaaagcaaaggcataaaaaatacaatagtataataaaaaacagtGTAAACATCATtagatacataaaaatatgttcaTCAATAACatctaaataaaataagcTTCTccgataaaaatatttacattgTATAACATTTGGTCTTTTCAAGtgattaattatttatttaatcttTAATTATCATTCCATGATCTGTCAATTTACACGTCATAACATAAGGAAATTTCCTTTCCCAATACTCTTTTACTGTTTCAATATCTTTTGTTATGCACCACACTGCATCTTCCCCGCCTGCTCCTGAAATTCCACATCCGAAAATGTCATAATTGAAcgtattatttaatatctcATACTGTTTATCTGGGACAATATCGTGACTAAGACTACGCATTTCCTCCAAATATTCTctatataaacattttatccGTTCCGTGTATGATAATATGATTGGTTTCTCagttatttgtttattaataacttttaatttatccCAATTAATCTTAGGTATTAGATCTAACATTTTCCGGGTCGAAGTAGCACGCCCGAATGTACCtaaaatgatattaaaattatctatttttagtggtattgttttttctcTCGTGTAATTAATGGGACCAAGGCATGATGTCATCACATCGCACCCAGATGACTTGGGCGAAACCATTTTATTCACagtatacaaaaattttgaaaattttttagcatCATTTGACGGCATTTCAGTTAACacattttttaactttaatattctaaataaagaataaacTACACAAATAGTCAAACACGATGAAGAACCTAATCCCGTCTTGacattattttctaaaaagaATCCGTCATCAAAATATCctgttatttttatactaatattttgtgtttctaaaaattttaaagttgTACTAACAAGCTCATGAAGCCAATAATTTGGGTCGGAGtgtaaaaatgaaaatttttcattattttttatatctaaaaaaatattaaaagtgTCTGAATGTTCGTAAGTTATTGTGgtgtttaaatatttatcaagTGTTACGACAGTGGCTATTTCGTCTAGTAAAACGATGTATGAACCGTTTATAACAATTTTACCGGGGATTTTCATAGTGAAAGATTGAAGAGAAGTAGTCATTTTgggggaaaaataaaattaaatgaataacggaaaatattaaattaatgtaTTTGCGAATTTTATTAGCAAATTCTGCATAGTATtgtttaacaaaaaattttaaaattttttgtttacagtgattaaaaaatatattgattCTTGACAGGCCCctagttttttattgtaatttttgAAGGTACAATGCATATGCATCAcgtttattattttaattaaggtactaaacttaaaataaaacccgagttaaaatttaatctgGATTTAGAATAAACTTCTTTAAGACACGCCGCAGATTAACGTATATGATTATTAACGAGGCACTTAAGGTAAGTGCCTTTAACAAGTATTTTTACTTAGTATTGATGTCGGTACCCCAACACACCCTTACTGATGGTCAAAAATTAAGGCCTTTAAAATCAATtcgtataaattttaagcaaattacatttttttcatatattaaattttataaatttttaattgtaataaaaatattgagtACGTCTGCTTTGTCTGAAGGGTCCCCTGTGTCCACCAAAACCTCCAAAAAATTCTGCAAATGGTCCAAAATCGTCAAACCCTTTAAATTCTTGTTGTTCATGATGTTGATAATGTGCTCCTTGTTGGGCTTCCGGGGAATCTGGATCTACTCCTTTATCAtacatttcttttttattagcaTTTGAAAGTACTTGATACgctttattaatttttgcatGTTTCTCCTCCCATTCTTccttttgtttttctgtCTTAGCAGCTCTCTCATTCTTGGCTATAAGTTTTacataagttttttttatttgtttttggtccatatttttattaacacctattaatttataataccCAAGGAAGTCTGTTCCCGCTTTGTTTGTACTTGGTACGTACCTCTGTTTCCTTTGTCTTTCTTGTTCTtgttttctctttttttcttgttttttttcttcttcaattttttctaatttattttttattctaagTTCGTATTGTTGattactaaattttttattattaaggAGATTATTAGCAGATTCTGTTTGTTTAGAGTTTAGTAAACtcataatataaaaatatcttgaTTCTTCGtcatttctatttttatataaaatttttgctGATGAGACCATGTCTGATAATTCGAGAGTTATACCTAATGATAcgtatttatataaaatttcgtctaataatttactaaaaatacTTGGCGAAAAATTATCAGAAAATGTATTCATGTTGACTTTGTTGTACAATTCCCTAAGTTggttatatttttgtttgttattatttaattttgacaactcattaaatttttcaaaagctttttttaattcattggccaatttataaaatcccAAATCTTCTAGTTTTTCTGCTCCTATCTCATAATTCCCATTTATACAGAAGTATTGTGCTTCGTATCTCAAGAAGTCGTTATCATCTGcccaataattttttcctttatttattaaattaaaaacattagtaaaatttttatcaataagTGCCGCTTTAATACAAGCTTTGATTACTACAGAACTGAAAGGCGAAATATCAATTAATTTACTAATCTTCCTATAATCTCTACTGTTGATTATAGAAATACATTCTTTTGTTTTAGTTATTAGAGGAATGTTTAGATGtccatatttttttaaaatagaatCGTAGTCGCCAATccacaataaaaattcgatatgtttagtaaaaaatgcTTCTGCTTTACTGTATTGATGAT
Above is a window of Vairimorpha necatrix chromosome 2, complete sequence DNA encoding:
- a CDS encoding mevalonate kinase, producing MTTSLQSFTMKIPGKIVINGSYIVLLDEIATVVTLDKYLNTTITYEHSDTFNIFLDIKNNEKFSFLHSDPNYWLHELVSTTLKFLETQNISIKITGYFDDGFFLENNVKTGLGSSSCLTICVVYSLFRILKLKNVLTEMPSNDAKKFSKFLYTVNKMVSPKSSGCDVMTSCLGPINYTREKTIPLKIDNFNIILGTFGRATSTRKMLDLIPKINWDKLKVINKQITEKPIILSYTERIKCLYREYLEEMRSLSHDIVPDKQYEILNNTFNYDIFGCGISGAGGEDAVWCITKDIETVKEYWERKFPYVMTCKLTDHGMIIKD
- a CDS encoding H/ACA ribonucleoprotein complex subunit GAR1, which encodes MNRRNFKDRKQFDQSATLLKLGTFTHKCGPLSVLKLDTTDIPFPNAFVFDKNKKQIGKVDEIFGPQNDVFVAINVDKDNEEYYIYSNKLIPKSRFLIRSETEKKKEQDDKKKKARKEEGSKKGDNNKRDGGFRGRDNKGRDNRGRDNRDGGFRGRDNRDGGFRGGDNKGRDNRDGGFRKFNKKR
- a CDS encoding mevalonate kinase, yielding MSSSPQAFTLKIPANRVLNAAGIVLQDEKASVITLDKFLLANVTYEYSDAFDISLDIKNIENYSFLGTDLYSWTRHIVSTTLEFLEVENISINILAQFDDGFFLENMVETGLGATSCLTICVIYSLYEILKLNGVLTDMPIQDFRYFTRFLFTVHQYVLPEKSGCNVMSSCIGPMNFFIMGFTTLLLTDYYILLGTFGHASSTQKILDLSSMINSDKLKSINILITEKLNMLAQNQNSNELSDDALHERKIVIKRLYEDYLDELRNLSHNIVPDRQYEILKNTSKFDILGCGVSLAGGEDTVWCLTKDIEAVKDYWDKEFPYVITSKLLPHGTSKIFTSEN
- a CDS encoding structural maintenance of chromosomes protein (SMC), with product MFLQKIEIENFKSFKSFTSIDFSPEKSIIIGKNGSGKSNIIHAINTIISCKKLSKEDRIDLINENKLDLTASISLFIDNSDLRLDTQKQVKITRKISPEKDEYFLNDKLITRKDLLNTLENGGISSLGYFIVQQGKINELINISDINRYELIRNLSGAQKYEQEREHCIKMLNEAEITKKKFSNNMKIINDKLGILEKEKEKMTIYKNLEREKRRYEIAYNQKELEKINKKLGEIEEEEEEGGDEDVEYEIRKINEKIQELENEKMTIDLYFKNQLTRNNYINNNETNFNENELNNNENEPNNIQNNKDNIQINKDNEFNNIQYSKDNNENELNNKNINKDNINYDKIIEEKKSKFEKKLTNLKEEINKNEKILQKYKNEEKDVFINKMYLKNVINYLKENKEINKEEEIKHTQELLEEKRKFIKENKSTGDIFNFETLNKMIEKRKELWREEKKLNQNHKNLEENIQNNENKLITTGNYSYKICKDMINKGIIGCVFDIFDIPDELIPAFEAVSGKFLFNLVVKEDSIIPELIKKVPGSVTFIPLNKMINEENKEIKDEEMYLLSSKITISETDATLQEELNLLCKFITKNFYVVKNLEKAEKLSKKYKINTVTLEGDLIRKNGIITGGYDNKSSIIREFKKIKKQKNENKKKLENLKSKISKLNFEIETLEKIQKQNEISFSELDLMISIKNFLEEKILILKNKGKKIQHYESKLENISFKYLGIKSELIKIENLLEDLKKEKEEIDQELQNLKNFVIIIKNYKNIENLRNQEDLLKRKFKKYKKNNLILKREKLINQIGINTEILYNDLSEIEITEKLKNINEELKKYIFVNKRNLEQWNIFIDQKNDILKRFKELEENYETINKFIRNIDEKKNVKMNLTFESVKENFEFFSKKLCNFEVRLENNTTELKINVNEGDDKNLSGGQKTMVAIALIFSIQKVDPSPFYIFDEVDANLDEEGRMKLAALFQSLNDVQFIMTTFRSELLSVGNKFIGVSYSEKTSYASEVEKEIAGNFLMN